Proteins encoded together in one Ptiloglossa arizonensis isolate GNS036 chromosome 9, iyPtiAriz1_principal, whole genome shotgun sequence window:
- the Ntmt gene encoding N-terminal methyltransferase isoform X2, protein MEEKENIHEQNEFYTAAANYWEHVPPTVDGMLGGFGFISQTDIKGSTMFLKALFELKNPPSKTFALDCGSGIGRITKNLLLNHFKHVDLVEQNSKFLEVAKTCLKNYSSRIDNYYPYDVIWCQWVLGHLEKDHLIGFLKKCLSGLRPHGLIIIKENVTRSKNLEVDTKDSSVTRPLSEFYRIFQESNLICIKEEQQNKFPHELYPVYMFALKSVNNL, encoded by the exons atggaagaaaaagaaaatatacatgagcaaaatgaattttatactGCGGCTGCCAATTACTGGGAACATGTTCCACCAACAGTAGATGGAATGCTTGGTGGTTTTGGATTTATTTCTCAAACTGATATAAAGGGATCGACAATGTTTTTGAAGGCTCTGTTTGAG TTAAAAAATCCTCCATCAAAGACCTTTGCATTAGATTGTGGTTCAGGCATAGGAAGAATAACtaagaatttattattaaatcatTTTAAACATGTTGATTTAGTGgagcaaaattcaaaatttctagAAGTTGCTAAAACATGTTTGAAAAACTATTCTTCAAGAATTGACAACTACTATCCC TATGATGTCATTTGGTGTCAATGGGTTTTGGGTCATTTAGAAAAAGATCATTTAATAGGATTTCTCAAAAAGTGCTT gtCAGGTTTAAGGCCTCAtggtttaataataattaaggaGAATGTGACAAGGTCTAAAAATTTAGAAGTTGATACAAAGGATTCTTCTGTGACAAGGCCTCTGTCtgaattttatcgaatatttcaggaATCTAATCTAATTTGCATCAAAGAAGAAcaacaaaataaatttccacATGAATTATATCCAGTTTATATGTTTGCTTTAAAATCTGTTAATAATCTTTAA
- the LOC143151564 gene encoding heparin sulfate O-sulfotransferase isoform X2, translating into MIHRSFLLQWILVVIFTITIIYLKLKVNFLEDHYKLLHNAITHEQNSVQTGLEASERSYRLSAFDDLVIIYNRVPKTASTSFVGLVYDLCKQNKYHVLHINVTNNMHTLTLPNQIQFANNITEWNIKKPAFYHGHVAFLNFEKFGIRQMPLYINLLRKPLDRFVSYYYFLRYGDNFRPYLIRKKHGDTKTFDECIDAGQPDCDPDNMWLQIPFLCGHDPACWEIGNSWALEEAKRNLQNHYLLVGVTEELTEFVEILQLVLPRFFKGAYNSFLYNNKSHLRQTTQKINPRPETVDKIQKSVVWKMENELYNFALTHFHAVKKRLINAASQDANQRFVYEKIRPK; encoded by the exons ATGATACACAGAAGCTTTCTATTACAATGGATTTTGGTGGTGATATTCACAATCACTATCATCTATCTGAAACTGAAAGTAAATTTTCTGGAGGATCACTACAAACTATTGC ACAATGCCATCACACACGAACAGAACAGTGTTCAAACTGGGCTTGAAGCTAGTGAACGATCTTACAGATTGTCAGCTTTTGATGATCTTGTCATAATCTACAACAGGGTACCTAAAACAGCGTCAACCAGCTTTGTAGGTTTAGTCTATGATTTGTGCAAACAGAATAAATATCATGTTTTACATATTAATGTTACCAATAATATGCACACTCTTACGCTTCCAAATCAG ATTCAATTTGCAAATAATATAACTGAATGGAATATAAAAAAACCAGCATTTTATCATGGTCATGTTgcatttttaaatttcgaaaa GTTTGGAATAAGACAAATGCCTTTATACATAAATCTCTTGCGCAAACCTTTAGATAGGTTTGTCTCTTATTACTATTTTTTGAGATACGGAGACAATTTCAGACCatatttaataagaaaaaaacATGGAGACACAAAG ACTTTTGATGAATGTATTGATGCTGGCCAACCAGATTGTGATCCTGATAATATGTGGTTACAAATACCATTCTTATGTGGCCATGATCCCGCATGTTG ggAAATTGGAAATAGTTGGGCACTAGAAGAAGCAAAGAGAAATTTGCAAAACCATTATCTTCTAGTAGGAGTGACAGAGGAATTAAcagaatttgtagaaattttacaACTTGTACTTCCACGGTTTTTTAAAGGAGCATACAATTCGTTTTTATACA ATAATAAATCGCATTTGCGTCAAACTACACAAAAAATTAATCCAAGACCAGAAACTGTAGACAAGATTCAGAAGTCTGTTgtttggaaaatggaaaatgaaCTGTATAATTTTGCTTTAACACATTTCCATGCAGTGAAGAAACGTCTTATAAATGCTGCTTCTCAAGATGCAaatcaacggtttgtgtatgaaAAAATACGTCCAAAATAA
- the Tbp gene encoding TATA binding protein, with protein sequence MDQMLPSPGFSIPSIGTPLHQPEEDQQILPNALQQQQQQQQQQQYQLQQLHTMSPNMQSGMLMIGTPQKTMHAYATAPTFATPQSLMQPQTPQNMMSPLVQNNNHIAPSSIGPSTPGPMTPMTPASADPGILPQLQNIVSTVNLNCKLDLKKIALHARNAEYNPKRFAAVIMRIREPRTTALIFSSGKMVCTGAKSEEDSRLAARKYARIIQKLGFPAKFLDFKIQNMVGSCDVKFPIRLEGLVLTHGQFSSYEPELFPGLIYRMVKPRIVLLIFVSGKVVLTGAKVRQEIYEAFDNIYPILKSFKKQ encoded by the exons ATGGATCAGATGTTACCGAGCCCTGGGTTTAGTATACCCAGTATAGGAACTCCTTTACATCAACCAGAAGAGGATCAACAAATTTTACCTAATGCAttgcaacagcagcaacaacaacagcaacagcagcaatacCAATTACAACAATTACATACTATGAGTCCAAACATGCAGAGTGGAATGCTTATGATTGGAACGCCACAAAAGACTATGCATGCTTATGCAACAGCACCCACTTTTGCGACTCCTCAAAGCCTCATGCAGCCACAAACACCA CAAAATATGATGTCTCCATTAGTACAAAATAATAATCATATAGCACCATCATCAATAGGACCATCTACTCCTGGTCCTATGACACCTATGACACCAGCTTCTGCAGATCCAGGAATTTTGCCACAACTTCA GAATATTGTCTCAACAGTCAATCTAAACTGCAaattagatttaaaaaaaatagctCTTCATGCAAGGAATGCAGAATACAATCCAAAACGGTTTGCTGCAGTAATTATGAGGATAAGGGAACCAAGAACTACTGCTTTAATATTTAGTAGTGGAAAAATGGTTTGTACTGGTGCAAAGAGTGAAGAGGATTCTCGATTGGCTGCAAGGAAGTACGCTCGAATTATTCAGAAGCTTGGTTTTCCT GCAaagttccttgacttcaaaataCAAAACATGGTAGGAAGCTGTGATGTAAAATTTCCAATTAGATTAGAGGGTTTAGTTCTTACTCATGGACAATTCTCCTCATATGAACCAGAACTCTTTCCTGGATTAATATATCGAATGGTAAAACCTAGAATTGTCTTACttatatttgtttctggaaaagTAGTATTAACAG gaGCAAAAGTTCGACAGGAAATTTATGAAGCATTTGATAATATCTATCCAATTTTAAAGAGCTTTAAAAAACAATGA
- the LOC143151564 gene encoding heparin sulfate O-sulfotransferase isoform X4: MVSAPVDNAITHEQNSVQTGLEASERSYRLSAFDDLVIIYNRVPKTASTSFVGLVYDLCKQNKYHVLHINVTNNMHTLTLPNQIQFANNITEWNIKKPAFYHGHVAFLNFEKFGIRQMPLYINLLRKPLDRFVSYYYFLRYGDNFRPYLIRKKHGDTKTFDECIDAGQPDCDPDNMWLQIPFLCGHDPACWEIGNSWALEEAKRNLQNHYLLVGVTEELTEFVEILQLVLPRFFKGAYNSFLYNNKSHLRQTTQKINPRPETVDKIQKSVVWKMENELYNFALTHFHAVKKRLINAASQDANQRFVYEKIRPK; this comes from the exons ATGGTATCAGCGCCAGTTG ACAATGCCATCACACACGAACAGAACAGTGTTCAAACTGGGCTTGAAGCTAGTGAACGATCTTACAGATTGTCAGCTTTTGATGATCTTGTCATAATCTACAACAGGGTACCTAAAACAGCGTCAACCAGCTTTGTAGGTTTAGTCTATGATTTGTGCAAACAGAATAAATATCATGTTTTACATATTAATGTTACCAATAATATGCACACTCTTACGCTTCCAAATCAG ATTCAATTTGCAAATAATATAACTGAATGGAATATAAAAAAACCAGCATTTTATCATGGTCATGTTgcatttttaaatttcgaaaa GTTTGGAATAAGACAAATGCCTTTATACATAAATCTCTTGCGCAAACCTTTAGATAGGTTTGTCTCTTATTACTATTTTTTGAGATACGGAGACAATTTCAGACCatatttaataagaaaaaaacATGGAGACACAAAG ACTTTTGATGAATGTATTGATGCTGGCCAACCAGATTGTGATCCTGATAATATGTGGTTACAAATACCATTCTTATGTGGCCATGATCCCGCATGTTG ggAAATTGGAAATAGTTGGGCACTAGAAGAAGCAAAGAGAAATTTGCAAAACCATTATCTTCTAGTAGGAGTGACAGAGGAATTAAcagaatttgtagaaattttacaACTTGTACTTCCACGGTTTTTTAAAGGAGCATACAATTCGTTTTTATACA ATAATAAATCGCATTTGCGTCAAACTACACAAAAAATTAATCCAAGACCAGAAACTGTAGACAAGATTCAGAAGTCTGTTgtttggaaaatggaaaatgaaCTGTATAATTTTGCTTTAACACATTTCCATGCAGTGAAGAAACGTCTTATAAATGCTGCTTCTCAAGATGCAaatcaacggtttgtgtatgaaAAAATACGTCCAAAATAA
- the LOC143151564 gene encoding heparin sulfate O-sulfotransferase isoform X3, giving the protein MDFGGDIHNHYHLSETENNAITHEQNSVQTGLEASERSYRLSAFDDLVIIYNRVPKTASTSFVGLVYDLCKQNKYHVLHINVTNNMHTLTLPNQIQFANNITEWNIKKPAFYHGHVAFLNFEKFGIRQMPLYINLLRKPLDRFVSYYYFLRYGDNFRPYLIRKKHGDTKTFDECIDAGQPDCDPDNMWLQIPFLCGHDPACWEIGNSWALEEAKRNLQNHYLLVGVTEELTEFVEILQLVLPRFFKGAYNSFLYNNKSHLRQTTQKINPRPETVDKIQKSVVWKMENELYNFALTHFHAVKKRLINAASQDANQRFVYEKIRPK; this is encoded by the exons ATGGATTTTGGTGGTGATATTCACAATCACTATCATCTATCTGAAACTGAAA ACAATGCCATCACACACGAACAGAACAGTGTTCAAACTGGGCTTGAAGCTAGTGAACGATCTTACAGATTGTCAGCTTTTGATGATCTTGTCATAATCTACAACAGGGTACCTAAAACAGCGTCAACCAGCTTTGTAGGTTTAGTCTATGATTTGTGCAAACAGAATAAATATCATGTTTTACATATTAATGTTACCAATAATATGCACACTCTTACGCTTCCAAATCAG ATTCAATTTGCAAATAATATAACTGAATGGAATATAAAAAAACCAGCATTTTATCATGGTCATGTTgcatttttaaatttcgaaaa GTTTGGAATAAGACAAATGCCTTTATACATAAATCTCTTGCGCAAACCTTTAGATAGGTTTGTCTCTTATTACTATTTTTTGAGATACGGAGACAATTTCAGACCatatttaataagaaaaaaacATGGAGACACAAAG ACTTTTGATGAATGTATTGATGCTGGCCAACCAGATTGTGATCCTGATAATATGTGGTTACAAATACCATTCTTATGTGGCCATGATCCCGCATGTTG ggAAATTGGAAATAGTTGGGCACTAGAAGAAGCAAAGAGAAATTTGCAAAACCATTATCTTCTAGTAGGAGTGACAGAGGAATTAAcagaatttgtagaaattttacaACTTGTACTTCCACGGTTTTTTAAAGGAGCATACAATTCGTTTTTATACA ATAATAAATCGCATTTGCGTCAAACTACACAAAAAATTAATCCAAGACCAGAAACTGTAGACAAGATTCAGAAGTCTGTTgtttggaaaatggaaaatgaaCTGTATAATTTTGCTTTAACACATTTCCATGCAGTGAAGAAACGTCTTATAAATGCTGCTTCTCAAGATGCAaatcaacggtttgtgtatgaaAAAATACGTCCAAAATAA
- the Ntmt gene encoding N-terminal methyltransferase isoform X1, producing MEEKENIHEQNEFYTAAANYWEHVPPTVDGMLGGFGFISQTDIKGSTMFLKALFELKNPPSKTFALDCGSGIGRITKNLLLNHFKHVDLVEQNSKFLEVAKTCLKNYSSRIDNYYPVGLQNFCFTTKKYDVIWCQWVLGHLEKDHLIGFLKKCLSGLRPHGLIIIKENVTRSKNLEVDTKDSSVTRPLSEFYRIFQESNLICIKEEQQNKFPHELYPVYMFALKSVNNL from the exons atggaagaaaaagaaaatatacatgagcaaaatgaattttatactGCGGCTGCCAATTACTGGGAACATGTTCCACCAACAGTAGATGGAATGCTTGGTGGTTTTGGATTTATTTCTCAAACTGATATAAAGGGATCGACAATGTTTTTGAAGGCTCTGTTTGAG TTAAAAAATCCTCCATCAAAGACCTTTGCATTAGATTGTGGTTCAGGCATAGGAAGAATAACtaagaatttattattaaatcatTTTAAACATGTTGATTTAGTGgagcaaaattcaaaatttctagAAGTTGCTAAAACATGTTTGAAAAACTATTCTTCAAGAATTGACAACTACTATCCCGttg GACTCCAAAATTTTTGCTTTACTACTAAAAAGTATGATGTCATTTGGTGTCAATGGGTTTTGGGTCATTTAGAAAAAGATCATTTAATAGGATTTCTCAAAAAGTGCTT gtCAGGTTTAAGGCCTCAtggtttaataataattaaggaGAATGTGACAAGGTCTAAAAATTTAGAAGTTGATACAAAGGATTCTTCTGTGACAAGGCCTCTGTCtgaattttatcgaatatttcaggaATCTAATCTAATTTGCATCAAAGAAGAAcaacaaaataaatttccacATGAATTATATCCAGTTTATATGTTTGCTTTAAAATCTGTTAATAATCTTTAA
- the LOC143151564 gene encoding heparin sulfate O-sulfotransferase isoform X5 translates to MKFQFYNAITHEQNSVQTGLEASERSYRLSAFDDLVIIYNRVPKTASTSFVGLVYDLCKQNKYHVLHINVTNNMHTLTLPNQIQFANNITEWNIKKPAFYHGHVAFLNFEKFGIRQMPLYINLLRKPLDRFVSYYYFLRYGDNFRPYLIRKKHGDTKTFDECIDAGQPDCDPDNMWLQIPFLCGHDPACWEIGNSWALEEAKRNLQNHYLLVGVTEELTEFVEILQLVLPRFFKGAYNSFLYNNKSHLRQTTQKINPRPETVDKIQKSVVWKMENELYNFALTHFHAVKKRLINAASQDANQRFVYEKIRPK, encoded by the exons ATGAAATTTCAGTTTT ACAATGCCATCACACACGAACAGAACAGTGTTCAAACTGGGCTTGAAGCTAGTGAACGATCTTACAGATTGTCAGCTTTTGATGATCTTGTCATAATCTACAACAGGGTACCTAAAACAGCGTCAACCAGCTTTGTAGGTTTAGTCTATGATTTGTGCAAACAGAATAAATATCATGTTTTACATATTAATGTTACCAATAATATGCACACTCTTACGCTTCCAAATCAG ATTCAATTTGCAAATAATATAACTGAATGGAATATAAAAAAACCAGCATTTTATCATGGTCATGTTgcatttttaaatttcgaaaa GTTTGGAATAAGACAAATGCCTTTATACATAAATCTCTTGCGCAAACCTTTAGATAGGTTTGTCTCTTATTACTATTTTTTGAGATACGGAGACAATTTCAGACCatatttaataagaaaaaaacATGGAGACACAAAG ACTTTTGATGAATGTATTGATGCTGGCCAACCAGATTGTGATCCTGATAATATGTGGTTACAAATACCATTCTTATGTGGCCATGATCCCGCATGTTG ggAAATTGGAAATAGTTGGGCACTAGAAGAAGCAAAGAGAAATTTGCAAAACCATTATCTTCTAGTAGGAGTGACAGAGGAATTAAcagaatttgtagaaattttacaACTTGTACTTCCACGGTTTTTTAAAGGAGCATACAATTCGTTTTTATACA ATAATAAATCGCATTTGCGTCAAACTACACAAAAAATTAATCCAAGACCAGAAACTGTAGACAAGATTCAGAAGTCTGTTgtttggaaaatggaaaatgaaCTGTATAATTTTGCTTTAACACATTTCCATGCAGTGAAGAAACGTCTTATAAATGCTGCTTCTCAAGATGCAaatcaacggtttgtgtatgaaAAAATACGTCCAAAATAA
- the LOC143151564 gene encoding heparin sulfate O-sulfotransferase isoform X1, with protein sequence MIHRSFLLQWILVVIFTITIIYLKLKVNFLEDHYKLLRTPYYRGYNAITHEQNSVQTGLEASERSYRLSAFDDLVIIYNRVPKTASTSFVGLVYDLCKQNKYHVLHINVTNNMHTLTLPNQIQFANNITEWNIKKPAFYHGHVAFLNFEKFGIRQMPLYINLLRKPLDRFVSYYYFLRYGDNFRPYLIRKKHGDTKTFDECIDAGQPDCDPDNMWLQIPFLCGHDPACWEIGNSWALEEAKRNLQNHYLLVGVTEELTEFVEILQLVLPRFFKGAYNSFLYNNKSHLRQTTQKINPRPETVDKIQKSVVWKMENELYNFALTHFHAVKKRLINAASQDANQRFVYEKIRPK encoded by the exons ATGATACACAGAAGCTTTCTATTACAATGGATTTTGGTGGTGATATTCACAATCACTATCATCTATCTGAAACTGAAAGTAAATTTTCTGGAGGATCACTACAAACTATTGCGTACGCCTTATTATAGAGGat ACAATGCCATCACACACGAACAGAACAGTGTTCAAACTGGGCTTGAAGCTAGTGAACGATCTTACAGATTGTCAGCTTTTGATGATCTTGTCATAATCTACAACAGGGTACCTAAAACAGCGTCAACCAGCTTTGTAGGTTTAGTCTATGATTTGTGCAAACAGAATAAATATCATGTTTTACATATTAATGTTACCAATAATATGCACACTCTTACGCTTCCAAATCAG ATTCAATTTGCAAATAATATAACTGAATGGAATATAAAAAAACCAGCATTTTATCATGGTCATGTTgcatttttaaatttcgaaaa GTTTGGAATAAGACAAATGCCTTTATACATAAATCTCTTGCGCAAACCTTTAGATAGGTTTGTCTCTTATTACTATTTTTTGAGATACGGAGACAATTTCAGACCatatttaataagaaaaaaacATGGAGACACAAAG ACTTTTGATGAATGTATTGATGCTGGCCAACCAGATTGTGATCCTGATAATATGTGGTTACAAATACCATTCTTATGTGGCCATGATCCCGCATGTTG ggAAATTGGAAATAGTTGGGCACTAGAAGAAGCAAAGAGAAATTTGCAAAACCATTATCTTCTAGTAGGAGTGACAGAGGAATTAAcagaatttgtagaaattttacaACTTGTACTTCCACGGTTTTTTAAAGGAGCATACAATTCGTTTTTATACA ATAATAAATCGCATTTGCGTCAAACTACACAAAAAATTAATCCAAGACCAGAAACTGTAGACAAGATTCAGAAGTCTGTTgtttggaaaatggaaaatgaaCTGTATAATTTTGCTTTAACACATTTCCATGCAGTGAAGAAACGTCTTATAAATGCTGCTTCTCAAGATGCAaatcaacggtttgtgtatgaaAAAATACGTCCAAAATAA